The Glycine max cultivar Williams 82 chromosome 12, Glycine_max_v4.0, whole genome shotgun sequence genome window below encodes:
- the LOC100809520 gene encoding zinc finger protein CONSTANS-LIKE 3, whose translation MKNCELCKLPARTFCESDQASLCWDCDAKVHGANFLVARHTRTLLCHACQSLTPWKASGSALGNTVSLCQSCAGGTTEQGPESQGGNDDDDIDTDDEDDYDDDGESEENEVAADEEDGDNQVVPWSSEPPPPSPSSSSSEESISRCNNVDEVSTTLKRRRENDDFQGSNSNNWKCERSEVDRGCWLARLRRRTADDVAVERRRARAAFPYGCCDDRASEDV comes from the exons ATGAAGAACTGCGAGCTATGCAAGCTTCCAGCTAGGACCTTCTGCGAGTCGGACCAGGCTAGCTTATGCTGGGACTGCGACGCCAAGGTCCACGGAGCGAACTTCCTCGTCGCGAGACACACGCGCACGCTCCTCTGCCACGCGTGCCAGTCACTCACGCCGTGGAAGGCCTCCGGCTCTGCCCTCGGCAACACCGTCTCGCTGTGCCAGAGTTGCGCCGGCGGAACCACCGAACAGGGCCCAGAGAGCCAAGGAGGGAATGACGACGACGACATAGACACCGACGATGAGGATGACTACGATGACGATGGTGAGAGCGAGGAGAACGAGGTTGCAGCCGACGAGGAGGACGGAGACAACCAGGTTGTCCCTTGGTCCTCCGAGCCGCCGCCACCGTCCCCAAGCTCTTCCAGCAGCGAAGAGTCGATTAGCCGGTGCAACAACGTGGACGAGGTTTCGACCACATTGAAACGACGTCGCGAGAACGACGATTTTCAG GGTTCGAATTCGAATAATTGGAAATGTGAACGGAGCGAAGTGGACAGAGGATGTTGGTTGGCTCGGTTGCGGCGGAGAACCGCCGATGATGTGGCGGTTGAGCGACGGAGGGCTAGAGCGGCGTTTCCGTACGGTTGTTGTGATGATAGAGCATCTGAAGACGTTTGA
- the LOC100810053 gene encoding universal stress protein PHOS34, producing MDPQSPVRAELEPPVPTFSPRFALTSSSQRKIAIAVDLSDESAYAVRWAVQNYLRPGDAVILLHVRPTSVLYGADWGSVDLSAAEDGGDEESRRKLEDDFDNFTATKASDLAQPLVEAQIPFKIYIVKDHDMKERLCLEVERLGLSTVIMGSRGFGASKRAAKGRLGSVSDYCVHHCVCPVVVVRYPEENDNGNGNGTGAGGLVVQVGEPVELPPVPEEEHEVYHDASDEHRDA from the exons ATGGACCCGCAATCGCCGGTTCGGGCGGAACTGGAGCCTCCGGTTCCGACGTTCTCCCCACGGTTCGCGCTCACATCCAGTTCGCAGCGGAAAATCGCGATCGCGGTCGATCTGAGCGACGAGAGTGCCTACGCGGTACGCTGGGCGGTGCAGAACTACCTGCGACCGGGCGACGCCGTGATCCTCCTGCACGTGCGTCCCACGAGCGTCCTCTACGGCGCGGACTGGGGCTCCGTGGATCTGAGCGCGGCGGAGGACGGCGGCGACGAGGAGTCGCGGCGGAAGCTGGAGGACGACTTCGACAACTTCACGGCGACGAAGGCGAGCGACCTGGCGCAGCCGCTGGTGGAGGCGCAGATACCGTTCAAGATCTACATTGTGAAGGACCACGACATGAAGGAGAGGCTCTGCTTGGAGGTGGAGCGGCTCGGGCTCAGCACCGTCATCATGGGGAGCCGCGGCTTCGGCGCGTCGAAGCGAGCCGCGAAGGGGAGGCTCGGGAGTGTTAGTGATTACTGCGTGCACCATTGCGTGTGTCCCGTTGTGGTTGTGCGCTACCCCGAGGAGAACGATAACGGTAACGGTAACGGTACCGGTGCTGGTGGTCTTGTTGTGCAGGTTGGGGAACCGGTGGAGCTTCCGCCTGTGCCGGAGGAGGAGCATGAGGTGTATCATGATGCTTCCGATGAGCACAGAG ATGCTTAA